A window of Streptomyces caniferus contains these coding sequences:
- a CDS encoding polysialyltransferase family glycosyltransferase, with translation MSTRPRTQIFMASTLYGAATLAAALDADCFAPADRRLLLLSNNATTPETTASLDTMPGFERLRGRFDRVLSWNETISPFHPGGWSPRADDVPLWERHLRLLWGLGDDHIELVVESIQVNPALALAQLFPDAPIDVYADGLMSYGPTRNKLDPLVGTRIHRLLHLDLVPGLTPLLLTEFDVAPQTVPTDAFTKVLAELSDASGEVTVPEGGALLLGQYLSALGILTPEEEEDLHVRMVRGAAERGHREIVFKPHPSAPARWSRLLEREAEKLDIALTVLDTPVLAEVLYQRMRPALVVGCFSTALLTAATFYGLPTARTGTGLLLERLTPYQNSNRVPVTIVDALVPDLGDRSARPRAFATAESIEGLVAAVGYAMQHQIYPQLRPAAERYLAAHLDQVTWRYFKRRRLTALALPGALPSQLSFIPRNATVRRVARRARAVQRRLKRRAVFG, from the coding sequence ATGTCCACCCGACCGCGTACCCAGATCTTCATGGCGTCCACGCTCTACGGTGCGGCGACGCTCGCCGCCGCGCTGGACGCCGACTGCTTCGCCCCGGCCGACCGCCGTCTGCTGCTGCTCAGCAACAACGCGACGACCCCGGAGACCACCGCGTCGCTGGACACCATGCCCGGCTTCGAGCGGCTGCGCGGCCGCTTCGACCGGGTGCTGTCGTGGAACGAGACGATCAGCCCGTTCCACCCCGGCGGCTGGTCGCCGCGCGCGGACGACGTCCCGCTGTGGGAGCGGCATCTGCGGCTGCTGTGGGGCCTGGGCGACGACCACATCGAACTGGTCGTGGAGTCCATCCAGGTCAACCCGGCCCTGGCCCTCGCCCAGCTGTTCCCGGACGCGCCGATCGACGTCTATGCCGACGGGCTGATGAGCTACGGGCCCACCCGCAACAAGCTCGACCCGCTGGTCGGCACCCGCATCCACCGGCTGCTGCACCTGGACCTGGTGCCGGGCCTCACGCCGCTGCTGCTCACCGAGTTCGACGTCGCGCCGCAGACCGTGCCGACCGACGCCTTCACCAAGGTGCTGGCCGAACTCTCCGACGCCAGTGGCGAGGTGACGGTCCCCGAGGGCGGCGCGCTGCTGCTCGGCCAGTACCTCTCCGCGCTGGGCATCCTCACCCCCGAGGAGGAAGAGGACCTGCATGTGCGGATGGTGCGCGGCGCCGCCGAGCGCGGCCACCGCGAGATCGTCTTCAAACCGCACCCGTCCGCGCCGGCCCGCTGGTCGCGGCTGCTGGAGCGGGAGGCCGAGAAGCTGGACATCGCGCTGACCGTGCTGGACACCCCGGTGCTGGCCGAGGTGCTCTACCAGCGGATGCGGCCCGCGCTGGTCGTCGGCTGCTTCTCCACCGCGCTGCTGACGGCGGCCACGTTCTACGGCCTGCCGACCGCGCGGACCGGCACCGGCCTGCTGCTGGAGCGCCTCACGCCGTACCAGAACAGCAACCGGGTCCCGGTGACGATCGTGGACGCGCTGGTGCCCGACCTGGGGGACCGCAGCGCGCGCCCGCGCGCCTTCGCCACCGCCGAGAGCATCGAGGGCCTGGTCGCCGCGGTCGGCTATGCGATGCAGCACCAGATCTATCCGCAGCTGCGGCCGGCCGCCGAGCGCTACCTCGCGGCCCATCTCGACCAGGTCACCTGGCGCTACTTCAAGCGCCGCCGGCTGACCGCGCTGGCGCTGCCCGGCGCGCTCCCGTCCCAGTTGTCGTTCATTCCGCGCAATGCCACCGTGCGCAGGGTCGCGCGCCGGGCGCGGGCGGTGCAGCGGCGGCTGAAGAGGCGGGCCGTGTTCGGATGA
- a CDS encoding acyltransferase family protein yields the protein MSTPQLTAGAPPVAPDPVTAAPQAAIRGRSRGGPSRLRPLDGLRLLAALMVAAYHYGGRNGEIAQAWGGSPAHQFPTAAPLFAYGCLGVQIFFVISGFVICLSGFGRTLRAFIASRVSRLYPAYWAAILLVTAVFALPWVAYKALPPSEVLTNLTMLQQPLGVDRVLGVCWTLWAEMRFYALFALCVVLPGATRGRVVLFCAGWTLAGALAQAAHQPFLDTVLMPEYAPFFIGGVGLYLLHRYGARDPIAWAIVLVSWLIGQHYAVAGLWHAPSATAFSYRSTAGIIAVVTLGFALVAAVALGRLRWANWRWLTVAGALTYPFYLVHEHLGWVVVRALHHGLGLPSYATLLLTVGLMLLLAWALHRFVERPLTPVLKRSINPRR from the coding sequence ATGAGCACGCCCCAGCTGACGGCCGGCGCGCCGCCCGTCGCGCCGGATCCCGTCACCGCCGCCCCGCAGGCCGCAATACGGGGGCGCAGCCGCGGAGGTCCGTCGCGGCTGCGCCCCCTGGACGGGCTGCGGCTGCTCGCCGCCCTGATGGTCGCCGCGTACCACTACGGCGGCCGCAACGGCGAGATAGCGCAGGCCTGGGGCGGCTCGCCCGCCCATCAATTCCCCACCGCGGCACCCCTGTTCGCCTACGGCTGTCTGGGCGTGCAGATCTTCTTCGTGATCAGCGGCTTCGTGATCTGCCTCAGCGGCTTCGGCCGGACGCTGCGCGCGTTCATCGCCTCCCGCGTCTCCCGCCTCTACCCGGCGTACTGGGCCGCGATCCTGCTGGTGACCGCGGTCTTCGCGCTCCCCTGGGTCGCCTACAAGGCGCTGCCGCCCAGCGAGGTGCTGACCAACCTGACCATGCTGCAGCAGCCGTTGGGCGTGGACCGGGTGCTCGGGGTGTGCTGGACCCTCTGGGCGGAGATGCGCTTCTACGCCCTCTTCGCGCTCTGCGTGGTGCTGCCCGGCGCCACCCGCGGCCGGGTGGTGCTCTTCTGCGCGGGCTGGACGCTGGCCGGGGCGCTCGCACAGGCCGCCCACCAGCCCTTCCTCGACACCGTCCTGATGCCCGAGTACGCCCCGTTCTTCATCGGCGGGGTGGGCCTGTACCTGCTGCACCGCTACGGCGCCCGCGATCCGATCGCCTGGGCGATAGTGCTGGTCAGCTGGCTCATCGGCCAGCATTACGCGGTCGCCGGGCTGTGGCACGCACCGTCGGCCACCGCGTTCTCCTACCGCTCGACGGCCGGCATCATCGCCGTCGTCACCCTCGGCTTCGCCCTGGTCGCGGCGGTCGCGCTGGGCAGGCTGCGGTGGGCGAACTGGCGCTGGCTGACCGTGGCCGGCGCGCTGACCTACCCGTTCTATCTCGTGCACGAGCACCTGGGCTGGGTCGTGGTGCGGGCACTGCACCACGGCCTCGGGCTGCCCTCGTACGCGACGCTGCTGCTGACCGTCGGCCTGATGCTGCTGCTCGCGTGGGCGCTGCACCGCTTCGTCGAACGTCCGCTGACGCCCGTGCTGAAGCGGTCGATCAACCCGCGGCGCTGA
- a CDS encoding TetR/AcrR family transcriptional regulator C-terminal domain-containing protein, with protein sequence MVSRIDRKQVVDTALRLLNEVGLDGLTLRRIAKELNVQAPALYWHFKNKQELLDEMATEMFRRMAGPVVAGEPGADPYGSTWQETVVSACRAMRSELLGYRDGGKVFSGTRMTDDSAAGPLDSLMVRLTDAGFPLREAARAWWTAYNYTVGLVIEEQSVHPVPGRPDARDPAYDQAERERRLGPDYPLAAQVGAVLFGDIEQSFEAGLRIIVAGIEATLGPDAAG encoded by the coding sequence ATGGTTTCGCGCATCGACCGGAAACAGGTCGTGGACACCGCACTGCGGCTGCTGAACGAGGTCGGCCTCGACGGGCTGACGCTCCGGCGTATCGCCAAGGAGCTGAACGTCCAGGCCCCCGCCCTGTACTGGCACTTCAAGAACAAGCAGGAACTGCTGGACGAGATGGCCACCGAGATGTTCCGGCGGATGGCCGGGCCGGTGGTGGCCGGAGAGCCCGGCGCGGACCCGTACGGCAGTACCTGGCAGGAAACGGTCGTCTCCGCCTGCCGGGCGATGCGCAGCGAGCTGCTCGGCTACCGCGACGGCGGCAAGGTCTTCAGCGGGACGAGGATGACCGACGACAGCGCCGCCGGGCCGCTCGACTCCCTGATGGTCCGCCTCACGGATGCGGGCTTCCCCCTGCGCGAGGCGGCGCGGGCCTGGTGGACGGCGTACAACTACACCGTGGGCCTGGTGATCGAGGAGCAGTCGGTCCACCCGGTGCCCGGCCGGCCGGACGCCCGCGACCCGGCCTACGACCAGGCCGAGCGCGAGCGGCGGCTCGGTCCCGACTATCCGCTCGCGGCGCAGGTCGGCGCGGTGCTGTTCGGCGACATCGAGCAGAGCTTCGAGGCCGGGCTGCGGATCATCGTCGCGGGGATCGAGGCCACCCTGGGCCCGGACGCGGCGGGCTGA